A window of Acidobacteriota bacterium genomic DNA:
CTCGCTGGGGAAGATCCTCACCAGCGAGTCCGCGAGCTCACCGCCGGTAGCGGCGCGGATGTCGTGCTCGAGCTGGTGGGGGGCGAGCACCTGCCGAGGAATCTCAAGGCCCTGGCCCCTCGTGGCCGTCTGGTGCTGGTGGGACTGATGGCCGGCGCCCGCGCCGAGGTGGATCTCGCCGACATCCTGCGCCGGCGGCTGAGCCTGCGGGGCTCCGTCCTGCGCAGCCGCTCCCGCGAGGACAAGGCCCGCCTGGTGGGCGCCTTCCAAGAGTTTGCCGGTCCGTTGATGGCCCGCGGCGAGCTGCAGCCGGTCATCGACCGTGTCTTCCCCTTCGATCAGATCGCCGAGGCCTATACGGCGTTGCGGGAAGGTGGGGTGCTGGGGAAGGTGGCGGTGCAGGTTGCGGAGGAGGAGTCGGGGGCGTGACCATCCTGTCCCCATCAAGAACTCAAATCTCGATGATCTCTACACCCATCCTCTTC
This region includes:
- a CDS encoding zinc-binding dehydrogenase produces the protein LAGEDPHQRVRELTAGSGADVVLELVGGEHLPRNLKALAPRGRLVLVGLMAGARAEVDLADILRRRLSLRGSVLRSRSREDKARLVGAFQEFAGPLMARGELQPVIDRVFPFDQIAEAYTALREGGVLGKVAVQVAEEESGA